Proteins from a genomic interval of Oncorhynchus clarkii lewisi isolate Uvic-CL-2024 chromosome 13, UVic_Ocla_1.0, whole genome shotgun sequence:
- the LOC139424456 gene encoding uncharacterized protein, translating into MSLAITRSHQGYPSMKYHTRPTSSVLQDLSGGPSHLLGLEGLDPRPLSEAMSFTDEAVSILTSSSQLARSLLGCTSALKRKESLAATANHTNANAISNNDGEDDFDDSNSALRRKREFTPDEKKDDGYWDKRKKNNEAAKRSREKRRANDMVLETRVLGLLEENARLRAELLAFKFRFGLVKDTSDIAIMPLSVPPPKHLEPRYYLPHDDGSYPHNTPATTSHHHPHHSSSYEVRGTGLPAGHDVGSSISEDSGFSPGSSNVGSPVFFDDGLGDHSRTFPRTVEEQGRFEPRASLEAEGQYHGRQDSSLPHKLRFKTPGGGSEGGEIPARSPKNKRPFPIATVGPNIQRSQAGWYSHRGEGQAVWPSEEARVGHDQQHHYSPSGGSAHSPTTTTDSQYVAENGTLKSQLSSLSQEVAQLKKLFSQQLLSKLV; encoded by the coding sequence ATGAGTTTGGCAATTACCCGATCACACCAGGGCTATCCAAGCATGAAATACCATACTAGACCCACCAGTAGCGTCCTCCAGGATTTGTCTGGTGGTCCCTCCCATCTGTTGGGACTGGAAGGCCTGGACCCGAGGCCTCTGAGCGAGGCAATGTCCTTCACTGACGAGGCGGTCTCCATCCTGACTTCCAGCAGCCAACTAGCCCGTTCCCTCCTGGGCTGCACCTCTGCCCTGAAGCGGAAAGAAAGCCTAGCCGCCACCGCTAACCATACTAACGCTAATGCTATCTCTAACAATGACGGTGAGGATGACTTTGACGATAGCAACAGTGCTCTGCGCCGCAAACGCGAGTTCACTCCCGACGAGAAGAAGGACGACGGCTACTGGGATAAGAGGAAGAAGAACAACGAGGCGGCGAAACGGTCGCGTGAGAAACGACGTGCCAATGACATGGTCCTGGAGACGAGGGTTCTGGGGTTGTTGGAGGAGAACGCCCGACTAAGGGCCGAACTCCTGGCCTTCAAGTTCCGCTTTGGCCTAGTCAAGGACACCTCCGACATAGCCATAATGCCGCTGTCCGTGCCTCCACCCAAACATCTTGAACCGAGGTACTACCTACCCCACGATGATGGTTCTTACCCCCATAACACCCCCGCCACCACctcccaccaccatccccaccactcATCCTCATACGAGGTGAGGGGAACTGGGCTGCCAGCAGGGCATGACGTGGGCAGTAGTATATCCGAGGACTCTGGTTTCTCCCCTGGAAGCTCCAACGTCGGCAGCCCTGTGTTCTTTGACGATGGACTAGGGGACCACAGCCGAACATTCCCCAGAACGGTAGAGGAACAGGGGCGTTTTGAGCCTCGCGCCTCCCTGGAGGCAGAAGGACAGTACCACGGCAGGCAGGACTCTAGCCTACCACACAAACTCCGCTTCAAAACCCCCGGTGGAGGTAGCGAAGGTGGGGAGATACCAGCAAGGTCCCCTAAAAATAAACGCCCTTTCCCCATAGCTACAGTCGGACCAAACATCCAGAGGAGCCAGGCTGGATGGTACAGTCATAGGGGAGAGGGCCAGGCTGTGTGGCCCAGTGAGGAGGCCCGTGTAGGGCATGATCAGCAGCACCACTACTCCCCCTCTGGAGGGTCTGCACACAGCCCCACCACTACCACAGACTCCCAGTATGTGGCAGAGAATGGCACCCTCAAATCCCAGCTCAGCTCTCTATCGCAGGAGGTGGCCCAGCTCAAGAAGCTGTTCTCTCAGCAGCTGCTCTCCAAACTGGTCTGA